The Sphingobium sp. JS3065 genome includes a region encoding these proteins:
- a CDS encoding PAS domain S-box protein, with amino-acid sequence MSLAAAEGSGNRFELLVQNVTDYAIYMLSPDGIIVSWNAGARRFKGYEAEEILGRNFACFYPEEDRMAGMPSRALETAMREGRFEAEGWRIRKDGSRFWAHVIIDAIREANGELIGFAKITRDLTERREAQLALEEARETLFQAQKMDAIGKLTGGVAHDFNNLLAVIVGSLDLAKKRLATGADVTRYIDNAMTAAERGATLTQRMLAFARKQELKLQSVDCMALVRDMADLLRATLGAGVTIETRFPLHLSAALADPAQLELALVNLAINARDAMPDGGRIVIEGVEDSLPPAQRTVPEAGRYVRLSVVDEGEGMDAATLERAREPFFTTKGVGKGTGLGLSMVHGFAEQCGGSLTIVSQQGHGTTVSLWLPVAPAAGEAEETTDIAAPFAPPVTEPLVILAVDDDDLVLTNTAGMLEELGHTVFLATSGLDALRVLEQGSVDLVITDFAMPGMNGMQLGDEIEKRLPGLPVVIITGFAELPPNMTRRPRLDKPFRQAELARMVTSATQEGRKLVRLAAPPDDL; translated from the coding sequence ATGAGCTTGGCGGCGGCGGAAGGATCTGGAAACCGGTTCGAACTGCTGGTCCAGAACGTCACCGACTATGCGATATACATGCTGTCGCCCGACGGTATCATCGTCAGTTGGAACGCCGGTGCGCGCCGCTTCAAGGGATATGAGGCCGAAGAGATATTGGGCCGGAACTTCGCCTGCTTCTATCCGGAAGAGGACCGCATGGCCGGCATGCCCTCCAGGGCGCTGGAAACCGCGATGCGCGAAGGACGGTTCGAGGCGGAGGGGTGGCGCATCCGCAAGGATGGATCGCGTTTCTGGGCGCATGTCATCATCGACGCGATCCGGGAGGCGAACGGCGAACTGATCGGCTTCGCCAAGATCACCCGCGACCTCACCGAACGGCGGGAGGCGCAACTGGCGCTGGAAGAAGCGCGGGAGACCCTTTTCCAGGCACAGAAGATGGACGCCATCGGCAAGCTGACCGGTGGCGTCGCGCATGATTTCAACAATCTGCTGGCGGTGATCGTCGGCAGCCTGGACCTGGCGAAAAAGCGGTTGGCGACCGGCGCCGACGTGACGCGCTACATCGACAACGCCATGACCGCCGCGGAGCGGGGCGCGACGTTGACGCAGCGCATGCTGGCCTTCGCACGCAAGCAGGAACTGAAGCTGCAAAGCGTCGATTGCATGGCGCTGGTGCGGGACATGGCCGATCTGTTGAGGGCGACGCTGGGCGCCGGGGTCACCATCGAGACGCGCTTTCCCCTGCATCTGAGCGCCGCCCTTGCCGATCCGGCGCAACTGGAACTGGCGCTGGTCAACCTGGCGATCAATGCGCGGGACGCCATGCCGGACGGTGGGCGGATCGTCATAGAGGGCGTGGAGGACAGCTTGCCGCCGGCACAGCGGACCGTTCCGGAAGCTGGCCGCTATGTGCGCCTGTCCGTCGTGGACGAGGGCGAAGGCATGGACGCGGCTACGCTGGAACGGGCGCGCGAACCCTTTTTCACGACCAAGGGGGTCGGCAAGGGCACGGGGCTGGGCCTGTCGATGGTGCATGGTTTCGCCGAACAATGCGGCGGATCGCTGACCATCGTCAGCCAGCAGGGCCACGGCACCACCGTGTCGCTATGGCTACCGGTCGCTCCCGCCGCCGGGGAGGCGGAAGAGACCACCGACATTGCGGCTCCCTTTGCCCCGCCGGTCACGGAGCCGCTGGTCATACTGGCGGTGGACGACGACGATCTGGTGCTGACCAACACCGCTGGCATGCTGGAGGAACTGGGGCACACGGTGTTCCTGGCGACATCGGGGCTGGACGCGCTGCGCGTGCTGGAACAGGGCAGCGTCGACCTGGTCATCACCGATTTCGCCATGCCGGGCATGAACGGCATGCAATTGGGCGACGAGATCGAGAAGAGATTGCCCGGCCTGCCTGTCGTCATCATCACCGGCTTTGCGGAATTGCCGCCGAACATGACCCGGCGGCCAAGGCTAGACAAGCCGTTCAGGCAGGCCGAACTGGCGCGCATGGTGACGTCCGCGACGCAGGAGGGGCGCAAGCTCGTCAGGCTGGCCGCCCCACCGGACGATCTGTAA